A stretch of Cystobacter ferrugineus DNA encodes these proteins:
- a CDS encoding RNA 2'-phosphotransferase — MASSRRPEKDLQALARKSKKLSWLLRHGAREMGLAMDSAGFALIGEVLRMTGLSREELDEVVAENNKSRYEVRGKQVRAVQGHSLEGTPVTLDGLERSWDEVLGDAPLYHGTSVVAARAILSGEGIHSAARTHVHLAAAVDSKVGKRAGVDVLLVISPARLRASGPRIFRAPNGVLLARAIPAATIVDVLACNGPGRSALVELKRWLETDSASPAPSRGG; from the coding sequence ATGGCCAGTTCACGCCGCCCGGAGAAGGACCTCCAGGCGCTCGCCAGGAAATCGAAGAAGCTCTCATGGTTGTTGCGCCATGGCGCCCGGGAGATGGGCCTCGCCATGGACTCCGCGGGCTTTGCCCTCATCGGCGAGGTGCTGCGGATGACGGGGCTGTCTCGTGAGGAACTCGACGAGGTGGTCGCGGAGAACAACAAGTCGCGCTACGAGGTGCGGGGCAAGCAGGTGCGCGCCGTGCAGGGCCACTCCCTGGAGGGCACCCCCGTGACGCTCGACGGGCTGGAGCGCAGCTGGGACGAGGTGCTCGGAGACGCACCCCTCTACCACGGCACGTCCGTGGTGGCCGCGCGCGCCATCCTCTCTGGGGAGGGTATCCATTCCGCGGCGCGCACCCATGTCCACCTGGCCGCCGCGGTGGACTCGAAGGTGGGCAAGCGCGCCGGTGTGGATGTGCTGCTGGTCATCTCCCCCGCGCGCCTCCGGGCCTCGGGGCCGCGCATCTTCCGCGCACCCAACGGGGTGTTGCTCGCGCGTGCCATCCCCGCCGCCACCATCGTGGACGTGCTCGCGTGCAATGGCCCGGGGCGCTCCGCGCTCGTGGAGCTGAAGAGATGGCTGGAGACGGATTCCGCCTCGCCCGCGCCTTCCCGGGGCGGATGA
- a CDS encoding LysR family transcriptional regulator, whose amino-acid sequence METDGLRALVAFAEAGCNLTLAGRAIGLSQPAMHARLQGVARALEISLYERRGRRLQLTPDGTRVLAWARDVLERERALRVELRQGHAEERVVLACGEGALVHVVAERVAPLLRERTGVLSFLVLDGPAAIAAVERGSAHLAVVAGPASSPPGLRSQPLVTASMLAVASRQHPLARAGREVEVRALLEHRLLVPPLGRALRATLEDAAAAHGRTLEVAAEVTGWEAVCRLAALGVGVGVINDVVATPGLARLSVRGLPPVTYRLLMRRGRGTRLAEEVVRTLLG is encoded by the coding sequence ATGGAAACGGATGGGCTTCGTGCCCTGGTGGCGTTCGCGGAGGCTGGCTGCAATCTGACGCTCGCGGGGCGCGCCATCGGGCTGTCCCAGCCAGCGATGCATGCGCGGCTGCAAGGGGTGGCGCGGGCACTGGAGATCTCCCTCTACGAGCGGCGGGGCCGGCGCCTCCAACTCACCCCGGATGGAACGCGCGTGCTCGCCTGGGCGCGTGACGTGCTCGAGCGAGAGCGCGCCCTGCGCGTGGAGCTGCGACAGGGACATGCGGAGGAGCGGGTGGTGCTCGCCTGCGGAGAGGGGGCCCTGGTGCATGTGGTGGCCGAGCGTGTCGCTCCGCTCCTTCGCGAGCGGACCGGAGTGCTCTCCTTCCTCGTGCTGGATGGCCCCGCCGCTATCGCCGCCGTCGAGCGCGGCTCGGCGCACCTGGCGGTGGTGGCCGGGCCCGCTTCCAGTCCCCCGGGACTCCGCTCGCAACCGCTCGTCACCGCCTCGATGCTGGCCGTGGCTTCCCGGCAACACCCGCTGGCGCGGGCGGGACGGGAGGTGGAGGTGCGGGCACTGCTCGAGCACCGGCTCCTGGTGCCCCCACTCGGCCGCGCCCTGCGCGCAACCCTGGAGGACGCCGCCGCGGCCCATGGACGGACCCTCGAGGTCGCCGCGGAGGTGACCGGCTGGGAGGCGGTCTGCCGACTCGCGGCGTTGGGGGTGGGAGTGGGAGTGATCAACGACGTGGTGGCCACCCCGGGCCTCGCACGCCTGTCCGTGCGCGGCCTTCCCCCAGTGACCTACCGGTTGCTGATGCGGCGTGGACGTGGCACGCGGCTCGCGGAGGAGGTGGTGCGGACCCTGCTCGGCTGA
- a CDS encoding aldo/keto reductase: MSSSITSLAHYRLLGRTGLRVSPLALGTMTFGTETGWGVPPDTAFSLVERYLDAGGNFIDTADIYTGGTSEKILGDYFKAHGNRDRVVLATKYSQSFSNGDPNAAGNGRKNLYRALHGSLERLRTDYLDLYWVHVWDALTPVEEVMSTLNDMVRSGKVRAIGLSDVPAWYLARAQTLAEWRGWERIAALQLEYSLVERNIEREHLVAARELGLGLVPWSPLGSGMLTGKYTRESVGSRGEGRLGHLYNSGYPIFEKLFTEKNWSIVDTLKSVAKEVGQSPAHVALNWVARRPGVTSTLVGASRLSQLEDNLRSLEFELPQSLREKLDAVSAPEVVHPYHFYTPEMLRMTTGGTHVSR; the protein is encoded by the coding sequence ATGTCCTCATCCATCACCTCGTTGGCGCACTACCGCCTCCTCGGACGTACCGGACTGCGGGTGAGTCCGCTCGCCCTGGGCACCATGACGTTCGGAACCGAGACCGGCTGGGGAGTGCCTCCAGACACCGCGTTCTCGCTCGTCGAGCGCTACCTGGATGCGGGCGGCAACTTCATCGACACCGCCGACATCTACACCGGGGGCACGAGCGAGAAGATCCTCGGCGACTACTTCAAGGCGCACGGCAATCGAGACCGCGTGGTGCTCGCTACCAAGTACAGCCAGAGCTTCTCCAACGGAGATCCCAACGCCGCCGGCAACGGACGCAAGAACCTGTACCGCGCGCTCCATGGAAGCCTCGAGCGGCTCAGGACCGATTACCTCGACCTGTACTGGGTGCACGTGTGGGATGCCCTCACGCCCGTGGAGGAGGTGATGTCCACGCTCAATGACATGGTGCGCTCGGGGAAAGTCCGCGCCATCGGCCTGTCCGACGTACCGGCCTGGTACCTCGCTCGCGCGCAGACGCTGGCCGAGTGGCGCGGGTGGGAGCGCATCGCCGCGCTGCAGCTCGAGTACTCCCTGGTGGAGCGCAACATCGAGCGCGAACACCTCGTCGCCGCGCGGGAGCTGGGCCTGGGTCTCGTCCCCTGGAGCCCGCTCGGTTCCGGGATGCTGACGGGCAAGTACACGCGCGAAAGCGTGGGGAGCCGCGGCGAGGGCCGGCTCGGTCACCTGTACAACTCCGGCTATCCCATCTTCGAGAAGCTGTTCACCGAGAAGAACTGGTCCATCGTCGACACGCTGAAGTCGGTGGCGAAGGAGGTGGGCCAGTCTCCCGCGCACGTGGCGCTCAACTGGGTCGCCCGGCGGCCGGGCGTCACCTCGACGCTGGTGGGTGCCTCGAGGCTCTCGCAGCTCGAGGACAACCTGCGGTCTCTGGAGTTCGAGTTGCCTCAATCGCTGCGCGAGAAGCTCGATGCGGTGAGTGCGCCCGAGGTGGTGCACCCGTACCACTTCTATACGCCGGAGATGCTGCGGATGACGACCGGCGGCACGCACGTCAGCCGCTGA
- a CDS encoding LysR family transcriptional regulator, with product MLHHLPAFFAVAEHKNFTRAAASLGISTSAVSQSIRALEAHVGAPLLARTTRSVSMTEAGRRLLETAAPAVKQAREALDNAARQPGELSGVLRLNVPLLAVKTVMGPVLPVFHARHPGVRTEVWVENRFVDIVAERFDAGIRLMEGVQRDMVTTRLMEPLRFVVVGSPAYLGRKGRPTHPRQLAGHQIIGWHSPTNGTLVPWDLERRGRVWKVPASAPVSTNDTTAMLELAVRGLGLAYIAETLAAKLIREKKLEEVLSDWAPEVPGVFLYFPSRAQASAPLRAFIECAREVLATPTRGT from the coding sequence ATGCTGCACCACCTTCCCGCCTTCTTCGCTGTCGCCGAACACAAGAACTTCACGCGTGCCGCCGCGTCGCTCGGAATCTCCACCTCGGCGGTGAGTCAGTCGATCCGCGCACTCGAGGCGCACGTCGGAGCGCCCCTGCTCGCTCGCACCACGCGCAGCGTCTCGATGACGGAGGCCGGGCGGCGGTTGCTCGAGACGGCGGCTCCGGCGGTGAAGCAGGCGCGAGAAGCGCTCGACAACGCCGCGCGCCAGCCGGGCGAGCTATCGGGTGTGCTGCGGCTCAATGTGCCGCTCCTCGCGGTGAAGACGGTGATGGGCCCGGTGCTGCCCGTCTTCCATGCGCGCCATCCAGGGGTGCGAACCGAGGTGTGGGTCGAGAATCGGTTCGTGGACATCGTCGCCGAGCGCTTCGACGCGGGCATCCGGCTGATGGAAGGCGTGCAGCGCGACATGGTGACCACACGGCTGATGGAACCCCTTCGCTTCGTGGTGGTCGGCAGCCCCGCGTACCTCGGGCGGAAGGGACGTCCCACACATCCCCGGCAACTCGCGGGGCATCAAATCATCGGCTGGCACAGCCCCACGAATGGGACGCTCGTTCCGTGGGATCTCGAGCGAAGAGGCCGCGTGTGGAAGGTGCCCGCGAGCGCGCCCGTGTCGACCAATGACACCACGGCGATGCTTGAGCTCGCGGTGCGCGGCCTGGGTCTCGCGTACATCGCGGAGACGCTGGCCGCGAAGCTCATCCGCGAGAAGAAGCTCGAGGAGGTGCTGTCAGATTGGGCGCCCGAAGTGCCCGGCGTGTTCCTCTATTTCCCCTCGCGCGCCCAGGCGTCGGCTCCGTTGCGCGCGTTCATCGAGTGCGCGCGTGAAGTGCTCGCCACTCCGACGAGGGGGACGTAG
- a CDS encoding SDR family oxidoreductase has translation MRVFVTGATGFVGSAVVQELLAAGHEVLGLARSDAGAASLTAIGASVQRGSFEDLDCLERGVATSDAVIHTAFNHDFSKYKENCELDRRTIETLGAALAGTTRPLIITSAVAVLPNGVLGTEETAPASGAAALPRVATEEAADAVAARGVRVSVVRLPPSVHGDGDPHFMPTLIKLARRTGLSAYIDDGGNRWSSVHRLDAARLYRLVLEKRPGGGRYHAVADEGIPFRDIATAIGRRLGVPIVGKPRDEAAQHFGGFVNFAALDAPASSARTRDQLEWNPKQVGLLADLDQGRYFAA, from the coding sequence ATGCGCGTTTTCGTCACGGGAGCCACGGGCTTCGTTGGCTCGGCGGTCGTTCAGGAACTTCTCGCCGCGGGGCACGAGGTGCTCGGCCTCGCTCGGTCTGACGCTGGTGCCGCGTCGCTCACGGCCATCGGCGCCTCGGTGCAGCGCGGATCATTCGAGGACCTCGACTGCCTCGAGCGCGGCGTGGCGACGTCGGATGCCGTCATCCACACGGCGTTCAACCACGACTTCTCGAAGTACAAGGAGAACTGCGAGCTCGACAGGCGTACCATCGAGACGCTGGGGGCGGCGCTCGCCGGAACGACGCGCCCGCTGATCATCACGTCGGCCGTCGCCGTGCTGCCGAATGGCGTGCTCGGGACAGAGGAGACGGCGCCGGCGTCCGGGGCCGCGGCGCTTCCTCGCGTGGCGACCGAAGAGGCCGCCGACGCCGTCGCCGCGCGCGGTGTGCGCGTCTCGGTGGTGCGTCTGCCACCGTCGGTACACGGCGACGGCGATCCTCACTTCATGCCGACACTGATCAAACTGGCGCGGCGAACGGGCCTCTCCGCGTACATCGACGACGGCGGCAACCGCTGGTCCTCCGTGCATCGGCTCGATGCCGCGCGGCTCTATCGACTCGTGCTCGAGAAGCGGCCTGGCGGCGGGCGGTACCACGCGGTCGCCGACGAGGGCATCCCGTTCCGCGACATCGCCACCGCCATCGGCCGTCGCCTCGGGGTGCCGATTGTCGGCAAGCCTCGCGACGAGGCCGCGCAGCACTTCGGTGGCTTCGTGAACTTCGCGGCTCTCGATGCCCCGGCCTCGAGCGCGCGAACGCGCGATCAACTCGAGTGGAACCCGAAGCAGGTCGGCCTCCTCGCGGACCTGGATCAGGGCCGCTACTTCGCGGCGTGA